From the genome of Aricia agestis chromosome 9, ilAriAges1.1, whole genome shotgun sequence, one region includes:
- the LOC121730225 gene encoding protein white-like translates to MLFDEKNYGVQLRADNLNVWTPGVKSWRRKIVKPATNILCDVSVSIKSGEFVAILGPSGAGKTTLLASLAGKCNLPSSGSVTINGEDVRELQRAVDIVPQRDVFMDDLYVREHLVFMTEMKLGSTKNIENLNVLNALVRELNLKHLEDSPVSALSGGERRLLSLATSLLSNPQIVVCDEPTTGLDSSNANLVVDVLKKLSLSGKVVICTLHQPSSDLFAKFDSLCLMSEGKLIYHGSHEDCRRVFESAKLKCPTNYNPAEFYIKAVSDGSIVERIHRPDCQTASQTPIPRQLFQRFRRNWFKQVSLLLWRSLLTFKRTLSGFFIRIFISTLFSSLIIGTCFVGISGTTQRGIQDFRGFLWLMCSEVSFILSYNALYAFEADLTLFKREVGIYNASAFYVSRFLTMVPRCVLWPIAYVMTATSAVDLPNRLLTTAEFVAALVVTAFGSTAYGLGMGALFLTTGVMGDVMPCVDLPLFLMSGAFIRISSLPLWLYPIKYASHFYYGMDALSNIYWRQIQKIDCPLNSTLCLPNGEAVLMESGYSSDFVYQDSLGLATVTAVWSIVGYCGLRREESKGYAY, encoded by the exons aaaaactaCGGTGTGCAACTGAGAGCTGACAACCTCAATGTGTGGACGCCAGGGGTCAAGTCCTGGAGAAGAAAAATAGTTAAGCCTGCGACGAATATCCTCTGTGATG TTTCAGTTTCTATCAAGTCGGGCGAGTTTGTGGCTATTCTCGGTCCAAG CGGCGCCGGTAAGACAACTCTCCTGGCCTCCCTGGCCGGTAAATGTAACCTGCCATCCTCGGGTTCTGTCACCATCAATGGTGAGGATGTGAGGGAGCTACAAAGGGCGGTGGACATCGTCCCTCAGAGGGACGTGTTCATGGATGACTTGTATGTGAGGGAGCATTTGGTGTTTATG ACAGAAATGAAGCTAGGCAGCACTAAGAACATAGAAAACTTGAACGTCCTAAATGCTTTAGTTCGTGAGTTGAACCTCAAACATCTAGAAGATTCTCCGGTCAGTGCGCTGTCTGGAGGAGAAAGAAGACTGCTTTCGTTGGCTACTTCT CTACTATCCAACCCTCAAATAGTCGTCTGTGACGAACCAACGACTGGCTTAGACAGCTCCAACGCAAATCTAGTCGTTGACGTGCTGAAAAAGTTGTCTCTCTCTGGAAAAGTTGTTATCTGCACCTTGCACCAACCCTCTTCGGATCTCTTCGCTAAGTTCGACTCTCTGTGTCTGATGAGTGAAGGGAAACTGATATATCATGGGTCCCATGAGGACTGCAGACGTGTTTTTGAGAG TGCGAAACTAAAGTGCCCAACAAACTATAACCCAGCCGAGTTTTACATCAAGGCCGTGTCAGACGGTTCCATCGTGGAGAGGATACACAGACCAGACTGTCAAACTGCTTCCCAAACGCCCATACCTCGCCAACTGTTCCAAAG ATTCAGAAGAAATTGGTTCAAGCAAGTGTCTCTGTTGTTATGGAGGTCGTTATTAACTTTCAAGAGGACTTTAAGTGGGTTCTTTATAAGGATATTTATTTCAACG CTGTTCTCATCTCTGATCATCGGGACCTGCTTCGTGGGTATATCGGGGACGACGCAGCGCGGCATCCAGGACTTCCGAGGGTTCCTGTGGCTGATGTGTTCTGAAGTCTCCTTCATATTGTCGTATAACGCCCTGTACGCGTTTGAGGCCGATCTCACACTGTTCAAGAGAGAAGTGGGGATCTATAATGCTTCTGCGTTCTATGTGTCGAGGTTTCTGACTATG GTGCCGCGGTGTGTGCTATGGCCTATCGCATACGTAATGACCGCTACGTCGGCGGTAGATCTGCCTAACCGACTGCTGACCACCGCCGAGTTCGTTGCCGCGCTAGTCGTTACCGCCTTCGGGTCTACAGCATATG GTCTCGGCATGGGGGCCCTATTCCTGACCACGGGCGTGATGGGCGACGTGATGCCCTGCGTCGACCTGCCCCTGTTCCTCATGTCTGGGGCCTTCATCAGGATATCCTCTCTACCGCTCTGGCTGTATCCTATCAAGTACGCGTCACACTTCTACTACGGAATGGATGCACTGAGTAACATCTATTGGAGACAGATTCAGAAAATTG ATTGCCCCCTCAATTCCACCCTCTGTCTGCCAAACGGAGAAGCGGTGCTCATGGAGTCAGGGTACTCTTCTGACTTCGTATACCAGGATAGCCTGGGTCTGGCCACCGTCACAGCGGTCTGGAGTATAGTGGGCTACTGCGGACTGAGGAGGGAGGAGAGTAAAGGATATGCTTATTGA